In Sodalis ligni, a single genomic region encodes these proteins:
- the lrp gene encoding leucine-responsive transcriptional regulator Lrp encodes MVDNKKRPGKDLDRIDRNILNELQKDGRISNVELSKRVGLSPTPCLERVRRLERQGFIQGYTALLNPHYLDASLLVFVEITLNRGAPDVFEQFNTAVQKLEEIQECHLVSGDFDYLLKTRVPDMSAYRKLLGETLLRLPGVNDTRTYVVMEEVKQSNRLVIKTR; translated from the coding sequence ATGGTAGACAATAAAAAACGCCCGGGAAAAGATCTCGACCGTATCGACCGCAACATCCTTAACGAACTGCAAAAGGATGGACGGATCTCGAACGTCGAACTTTCGAAACGGGTAGGACTATCACCGACCCCTTGTCTGGAACGGGTGCGTCGTCTCGAGCGTCAGGGTTTCATTCAGGGTTATACCGCTTTGCTTAATCCGCATTATCTGGATGCGTCTTTACTGGTTTTCGTTGAGATAACCCTTAATCGGGGCGCGCCCGATGTGTTTGAGCAATTCAATACCGCTGTACAAAAGCTGGAAGAAATTCAGGAATGCCATCTGGTGTCGGGGGATTTTGACTACCTGCTGAAAACGCGGGTGCCGGATATGTCGGCGTATCGCAAGCTGCTGGGTGAAACATTGCTGCGGTTGCCGGGGGTTAACGATACCCGGACCTATGTGGTGATGGAAGAAGTGAAACAAAGCAACAGATTGGTCATCAAAACGCGTTAA